Part of the Arthrobacter globiformis genome is shown below.
TAACCCCTAGGCCTTGGCGCGCAAGGCCGGTACTAAGGTGGTTCCCCCGTCCCTGCCTGTTGGTCATAGCGAACGGATCCCGGTCAGCGGCAGGGCTCGGCATTCTGCCCGGGAATGCCCTGAGCGGAACCAGGGCACCGGCCGAGGCTATCGCACTTGTGCACCAAAAGTCACATTTCAGTAACGAGGGTGTGTCGGAGAGCGTGTGGACAAACCCCGGATGCTGCACCCTAGAGGGCCTTCACCGCGCCCAGCACCTTCGTCAGGGACTCCTTTGCGTCGCCGAACAGCAGGGTGGTCTGCGGCTCGAACATGAGGTCGTTCTCGATCCCGGCGAACCCGGGGCGCATGGAGCGCTTAAGGAACACCACCTGCCGTGCGTCCGCCACCTCAAGGATCGGCATCCCGTAGATCGGTGAGCCGGCGGTGGTCTTGGCCGCGGGGTTCACGACGTCGTTCGCGCCCACCACCAGCGCGACGTCGGCGGTGCGGAACTCGGCGTTGATCTCACCCATTTCCTTGAGCGACTCGTAAGGCACGTTGGCCTCGGCGAGCAGCACGTTCATGTGCCCGGGCATGCGCCCCGCCACCGGGTGGATGGCGAAGTCCACGCGGGTACCCCGGGACTCCAGGGCCAGCGCCAGCTCTGCCGCGGTGTGCTGTCCCTGCGCGACGGCCAGCCCGTAACCGGGGACAATGATCACGCGCTGGGCGTAGCCCAGCAGCACGGCCACGTCCTCCGGGCTGGACGAGCGGACCGGACGGTCGCTCACGGCAGTGGATCCCGCCGTCGAACCTCCCCGGAACGCGCCGAACAGGATGCCGGCCACGCTGCGGCCCATGGCCGCGGCCATCGCCCGGGTGAGGATGGTGCCCGACGCCCCCACCAGCGTGCCGGCCACCACCAGGAGCACGTTGCCCAGCACCAGGCCCGAGGCCGCAACCGCCAGGCCGGTGAAGGCGTTGAGCAGCGAAATGACGATCGGCACGTCGGCGCCGCCCACCGGCAGCACCAGCAGCACGCCGGCCGCCAGGCCCAGCAGCAGAAGCAGCAACGCAAGAATCAGCGAGCCGCCCAGTACGACGGCCGACGCGGCACCGACGGCGGCAAGCAGCACCGCGCCCATGATCACCGGCAGGCCGGGGAACACCACGGGGCGCGTGGTCATGAGCTCCTGCAGCTTCGCGAACGTCACGGCGGAACCCGCGAAGGACACCGCCCCCACCAGCAGGGTGAAGACGACGGCGACGCGCACCCAGGCGTCCTCCGCATGCGGCAGTTCCAGCAGCGCCACGAGGGCGGCGGCGCCGCCGCCCACCCCGTTGAAGAGGGCGACGAGCTGCGGCATCTGGGTCATCTTGACGCGTCTGGCCACGGGGGCTGCCACGCCGGACCCCACCGCTATGGCGCCGAGGATCAGGGGGACGTTGTCCAGCCGAGTCGAGAAAAAGACGGTGATGACGGCGACCAGCGCACCAAAGGCGCCGATGAGGTTGCCGCGGCGGGCGGTGCGCGGGGAGTTAAGGCCCTTCAGCGCCAGGATGAAGAAGACGGCCGCCGCGAGGTAGAGCAGCGCGGTGACATTGGGATCCAGGAGGGTCAACGCTTGGCCTCCGTGCTCTCCTTGGTCTTACCTCGCGTGGCACCGGGTGGGGCCGGTTTGTCCGGCTTGCGGCCGCGGAACATCTCCAGCATGCGGTCCGTCACCACAAAGCCGCCCACCAGGTTGGCCGTGGCAAGCACCACCGCCAGCAGCGCCACCGCGAGGACCCACGGGTGCGTGGCCTGGCCGGCGACGATGATGGCACCCACCAGGATGATCCCGTGAATCGCGTTCGCACCGGACATCAGGGGCGTATGCAGCGTGCTGGAAACCTTCGACACCACTTCGAAGCCGACAAACACCGCAAGCACGGTGATGGTCAGCAGGCTGATGCCGTCCATCAGACCACCCCTTCGTTTTCTGACGCCTTCACTGGGTCATTCGCCAACTCGTCTGCGAGTTCGCTGTCCGTTTCGTCGGCGATGTCCTCTGACGCGTCCCGTGGCGCCTCGCCTGACGCGCCGTCCGGCGTGTTCTCCCCGGCGAGAGCCGCGAGAGCCTCCGCCGTTGGCGGGTGCCGCACCACGCCGTCGTGTGTCAGGCACGCACCTGATATCACGTCGTCGTCGAAATCCGGGGCCACAACCCCGTCCCTCGTCATAAGCGCCAGCAGGTTGGCCACGTTCTTCGCGTAGAGCCGGGAGGCGTCCGTGGGCATGGCCGACGGCGCGTCCTTGAGGCCGACGACGGCGACGGTCCCCATTCCGTCTGCGGTGGGGACGTGGATGTCCCGGCCCGCTACGGACCCCTCGACGTTGCCGCCGGACTCCGCGGCGAGGTCGACGACGACCGATCCGGGGCGCATGCCCTGCACCATTTCACGGGTCACCAGGAGCGGGGCGTGCCTGCCGGGAACGGCCGCCGTGGTGATCAGCACGTCGGCATCGGCAACGTGCGGTGCCAGCAGCTGGCGCTGCAGGGCACCACGGTCGGCGCTGAGCTCACGGGCGTACCCGCCGGACGCCTCTGCGGTTTCCAGGTCCAGCTTGATGAAGGTGCCGCCCATGGACGTGACCTCTTCCGCGGAGGAGGGCCGGATGTCGTTGGCGGAGACGCGTGCGCCGAGCCGCTTCGCCGTCCCGATCGCCTGCAGCCCGGCCACGCCGACGCCGAGCACCAGCACCCGCGCGGGCGGGACGGTTCCGGCGGCGGTCATGTACAGCGGGAAGAAGCGGGGCAGGCGGATGGCGGCTTCGAGGACGCAGCGGTAGCCGGCCACAAGGGCCTGCGAGGACAGGGCGTCCATGGATTGGGCCCTGGAAATGCGCGGCACGAGTTCCAGCGCGAAGGACGTGACCCCGCCTTCGGCGAGCGCCCTGACAGTGGCGAGTTCGGACGACGGCGACGCCAGACCAACCGTGACTGCACCGCGTCTCAGGGCTGTCGCCGTCGGAAGTTCCAACGGGCGGACGTGTGCCAGGATGTCCAGCCCGGCGGGATCGAGGTCGGAAACGATGTGGCCGGCCTGCTTGGCGGTATTCGTCGTCTGCATGCCCGGCGGAAACACCCGCCCGGGATTCGATCAGCACCTCCAAGCCCAGTCCGGCCAGCTGCTTTACGGTTTCCGGCGTCGCGGCCACCCGCCGTTCACCTTCCCGGCGCTCCCGCGCTATGCCCAGCTTCACCCGCCACTTCCCTTCCAACGGGTGCAGCGGCTTCTGCTCTGGTGGCTCCCGCCCGGGGCGGGATTAACGGAGCGGCGCTGCTGCACGTAGTTGGCTAGAGTCTATGGCCCAAGGGCGCGTGGCGGGAGGGTGACCCGCAACAACTACTTCCGCTCACGACCCCAACGGGAATGAACCCGCTTGTGGGTGGCGCCGGCGTTCCTTACCGCCCGCTGGAGAAGTCCGACGAAATCCGCTCTGCCGTGGCCACGATTTCCTTGCGCACGGACTCGAGGTAGGCCTCGCGATCGGGCTTGGCGGCCACGGACTGTGCCTGCAGAGATACGTTGACGGCCGCCACCACCTTCGGGCCGTGGTAAACCGGAGCGGCCACGGACATCAGCCCCAGCTCTAACTCCTGGTCCAGAAGGCACCAGCCCTGAGCCCGGACTTTGTCCAGGACGGCCAGCAGGTCCTTCACCGTGCCGACGGCGCGGGGGGTGAGCGGCTTGATCTCCGCCGCGGCCAGGTATTCCTTCAGCTGCTCCGGCGGGAGCCCGGCGAGCAGCACCCTGCCCATCGACGTCGCATAGGCGGGGAACCTGGTGCCCACGGTGATGCCGATCGTCATGATCCGGCGCGTGGTAACCCTGGCGATGTAGGCGATATCGGTCCCGTCCAGCACCGCTGCGGACGTCGACTCCCCCAACTTCAGCGACAACTCTTCAAGGTGCGGCTGGGCCAGCTGCGGCAGGGAGAGACCTGAAAGGTAGGCGTAGCCGAGCTGCAGCACCTGGGCCGTAAGCGCAAAAGTCTTGCCGTCGGTCCGGACGTAGCCAAGCTCCACCAGCGTGTGCAGGAAACGCCGGGCCGTGGCGCGCGTGAGATCCGTGCGGGCAGCCACCTCGGTGAGCGTCATGTCGGCATGCTCGGTGTCGAACGCGCGGATCACCGCGAGACCGCGCGCGAGCGACTGCACATACTGGTCACTGGCCGCCGGCGCCGCGCCGTCCTTCGGCGGGCGGCCCGCGCGAGGCGTGGTCCCTGCTGCTGCGTCGGTCATGGTTACCAATCCTAATCGGCGCGAACGGACACTTCCGGCCCCCACCAAAGCGCGAGCGGACACTTCCGGCCCCGCCCGAGCGCGGGCCAGGGGTGCCAAGTGCCCGTTCGCGCTAGCAGGCGAAAGGAAGCGAGGCGGAACGGAAGCGGGTTAGTGCTCGACGGCGGGGGCTGCCGTGAGCGGAACCGGCACCAGGGCCTGGAGTTCCTCGAGCGTGCAGCCGAAGGTTTCGCGGACGCGGACGCCGTCGGGTCCGGTGAGGAAGACTGCCTTGTCGGTGTAGACGCGGGTTACGCAGCCCACGCCGGTGAGCGGGTAGGTGCAGGTTTCCACGATCTTGGAGGCACCTTCCCTGGTCAGCAGGGTCATCATCACGAACACGTCCTTGGCGCCGGTGGCCAGGTCCATCGCACCGCCCACCGCGGGGATGGCGTCAGGTGCGCCGGTGTGCCAGTTGGCGAGGTCACCGGTCGCGGATACCTGGAACGCGCCGAGGACGCAGATGTCCAGGTGCCCGCCGCGCATGATCGCGAACGAGTCGGCGTGGTGGAAGTAGGACGCGCCCGGGAGCTCGGTGACGGGGATCTTGCCCGCGTTGATGAGGTCCCCGTCGATCTGGTCCCCGGTGGCCACCGGTCCCATGCCCAGCATGCCGTTCTCGGTGTGGAGCGTGATGTTCTGCTCCGGCTTGAGGTAGTTAGACACCAGGGTGGGCTGGCCGATCCCCAGGTTCACGAACGACCCCGGTGCGATGTCGCGGGCCACCATCCGGGCGAGGTCGTCGCGGCCCAGCGGCGTTTCGGACGTCTGGATGCTCGTTTCTACAAGGCTCATCTCAGGCCACCTGTTCTGCGGTGCCGGCGGCGGCAGCACCGCTGGAATCGATACGGACAATGCTGTTGACGTAAATGCCGGGGGTCACGATGTTCTCCGGGTCCAGCGCGCCGGTGGGCACGATCTCGGAGACCTGGACCACGGTGTGCCTGGCCGCGGCGGCCATGATCGGGCCGAAGTTCCTGGCCGTCTTGCGGTAGATCAGGTTCCCGACGCCGTCGGCCTTCAGCGCTTTGATCAGCGCGACGTCGGCGTGGATCGGGGTCTCGAAGACCTGGCCGCGGCCATCGATGATCCGGGTTTCCTTGCCCTCGGCCAGCATGGTGCCGTACCCGGTGGGCGTGAAGAACCCGCCGATGCCGGCGCCGGCGGCGCGGATGCGTTCGGCCAGGTTGCCCTGCGGGACCAGTTCCAGCTCAATCTGACCGGCCTTGTACTTCGCGTCGAAGTGCCAGGAGTCGGACTGCCGCGGGAAGGAGCAGATCATTTTCTTCACCCGGCCTTCCTTGATCAGCAGGGCCAGGCCCTGGTCGCCCTGGCCGGCGTTGTTGTTCACCACGGTCAGGTCCGTGGCGCCGCTGTCCAGCAGCGCGTCGATCAGTTCGAACGGCTGGCCCGCGTTGCCGAACCCGCCGATCATCACGGTGGAGCCGTCCTTGACGGCTGCGACGGCCTCGCCGACGGTGTCAACGAAATTCAGCATCGCCTATGCCTTTCCTGTAGAAGCGGTCACGTTTTCGAGCACGACGGCGAGGCCCTGGCCGACGCCGATGCAGATCGCCGCCACACCCCAGCGCTCACCGGAGGCCTGCAGACTCCGCGCCAGCGTGCCCAGGATGCGGGTGCCGGAGGCGCCCAGCGGGTGGCCCATCGCGATCGCCCCGCCGTGGCGGTTCACGATCGACGGGTCGATGCCCCAGGCGTTGATGCAGGCCAGGGACTGCGCGGCGAACGCCTCATTAAGTTCGACGGCGCCCACCTGGTCCCAGCCGATGCCCGCCTTCGCGAGGGCCTTGTTTGCCGCCTCCACGGGGGCGAAGCCGAAGAACTGGGGGTCGTTGCCGTGCGCGCCGCGGCCCGCGAGCCGGGCCAGCGGCTCCAGCCCAAGCAGCCCGGCGGCGTTCTCGGACCCGATCCAGGCCGCGGAAGCGCCGTCGGACAGCGGGGAGGCGTTGCCGGCGGTGACGGTGCCGTTCTCGGTGCGGAACACCGTCTTCAGGCCGGCCAGCTTCTCGGTGGAGGATCCGGCGCGGATGCCTTCGTCCCGGACCAGGTCCGTGCCGGGAACCGGGGCCACGAGGTTGTCGTAGAAACCCTCGTCCCACGCCGCGGCGGACAGGTTGTGCGAGTTGGCGGAGAATTCGTCCTGCTGTTCGCGGGTCACGCCGTACTTTTCGCGCAGCCGTTCGGTGGCCTCGCCCAGGGAGATGGTCCATTCCTTGGGCATGGCCTTGTTCACCAGGCGCCAACCCAGCGTGGTGGACGCCAGGGTCATGTCCCCGGCCGGGTAGGGCTTCTCCGTCTTGGGCAGCACCCACGGCGCCCGCGACATCGACTCGGCACCGCCCACCAACAGCAGATCCGCGTCGCCGGCGTTGATCTGCCGGGACGCGATGATCGCCGCATCCAGCGACGAGCCGCACAGCCGGTTCACCGTGGTGCCCGGGATCGAGACCGGAAGACCGGCCAGCAGCGTGCCCATGCGGGCGATGTTGCGGTTCTCCTCGCCGGCGCCGTTGGCGTTGCCGAAGACCACCTCGTCGATCCGCTCCACGTCCAAACCGGGCGCGCGCTTCACGGACTCGCCGATCACATGCGCGGCAAGGTCATCCGGACGGACCCCGGCGAGGCCGGAGCCGAACTTTCCGAACGGCGTGCGTACGGCGTCGTATACAAATGCCTGGTTCATGAAATCCTCAAATTCTCTGGCCCAACTGGGTAGCACATCAGGGCGTTCTGAGGGCTCAGAACGCCCTCTGCTGCTACCTAGTTGGGTGGGGTGGGGGTGTTGCCGAGCCCGGCGCTGTCCATTGCGGTGCTGTCCATGTCATGGAAGACCTGCTGGGCTGTCTTGAAGGCGGTGTTGGCGGAGGGAACTCCGCAGTAGATGGCGGTCTGCAGCAGGATCTCCTTGATCTCGTCCCTGCTCAATCCGTTGGTTATGGCCGCGCGGATGTGCATGGCCAGTTCTTCCCAGTGCCCGTGCGCCACCATGGCGGTGATGGTGACGGCGGAGCGCATCTGGCGGGGCAGGCCCGGGCGGGTCCAGATGCCGCCCCACGCGATGCGGGTGATCATGTCCTGGAAGTCCTCGGTGAAGGCGTCCTTCTTGGCGTTGGCCCGGTCGACGTGGGCGTCGCCGAGCACTTCGCGCCGGACCACCATACCGCCGTCGTAAATCTCCTGGCTGGTGGCGTCCGGCTGGACCACCCCGTGGCGTTCGGCGCCGCTCATTTCGCTGCTCCGCGCGTTTCGGCCCAGGAAATGAGGCTCCGCATCAGCTCGGCCACGTGGCCAGGTGCCTCGGCGGGCGCCAGGTGCGCCACGCCCTCAAGGGTGGCCGCAGAAGCGGTGCCGCCTCCGGCGGTGATTCCGGCCGCCACTTCTTCGGCCATCGCCGGCGGCGCAACGCCGTCGTGCGCGCCCGCCACAACCTGGGTGGGGACGGTGATGCTGCCGAGCTGGTCGCGGACATCGAAGGCGGCCAGGGCCTCGCAGCAGAAGGCGTAGCTGAAGCGGTCGGCGTCGCGCAGGGAGTGCAGGAGCCGGCTGCTGAGTTCGGGTTCGCGGTCCATGAACCCGGGCGCGAACCAGCGTTCGGCCGAGCCCTGGATCATCACGGCGGTGCCCTGGCTGCGTACGGTCTCGGCGCGTTCCAGCCAGCCCTCGGGGGTGCCCAGCTTGGCGCCGGAGCACTGCACGGAGAGGCTCTTGAGCCGGTCGGCGTGCTTGATGCCCAGCTGCAGGCCGGTGGCCCCGCCCAGGGACACGCCAGCGTAGTGAAACCTCTCACCGGGGGCGATCGAGTCGACAAGCTCGACGACAGCGTCCGCCAGGTCCGCGACGCTGAAGGTTTCGCTGGCGGCGGCAGAGACGCCGTGGCCGGGCAGGTCCCAGGCGACGACGTCGAAGTCGTTGCCCAGGAGTGAGCCTGCTTGGGACCACAGCACCGAGGAGGTGCCGAGCGACGGCCCGACGATCAGGAGGGGTTTGTCCCCCAGCGCACGCTGGGGGGAAAGCAGCACTGCCTTCACTGCTGGTTTAGCCACGGGAAGCTCCGTTTCCGTCTGGTTCGGTTGAAGTAAGCGCAAAATCCGGGAAAGCCGCCAGGATCCGCCGCGAGATCTCGGCTGCCTGCCCCAGGTAGCTGGCGGGGTCGAGCAGTTCCTCCAGCTGTGCGTCGGAGAGTCTGTCCGAGGGGACGGCCTCGCGCAGCAGCCGGCGGTAGGTGGCAGCCTGTTCGGGCCGCCGGCGCCTGCAGCGTTTTGTCGACGACGGCCTGCAGCTGCTGCTTCCCGTCACCGCCAGGTCCGTTAGCGCCCGGTTCGTCAGCAGAAAGTAGCGGCGCCACCGCGGCGGACACGCCTTCGCTGAGCAGCAGCGGGCCGGACAGGTCCAGATTCTTCCGCATGCCGTCGGGGAAGACCTGCAATCCCTCCGCGAGTTCCCGCATGTGGCCGGCGGCGCCGAGAGCCAGGGCGAGCAGCTGGCGCAGGGCCGGCCATTCGGTGTGCCAGGCACCGTCGGGGCGTTCGTCGTTGAAGGTGGCGGCGGCAAGGTGCAGCTGTGCAGCCAGGCCCGGGGCCTGCAGGGCGGCGCTGCGGACCAGCACGGACAGCACCGGGTTCTGCTTCTGCGGCATCGCCGAGGAAACTCCCCGGCCGGGCGCGCGGGGTTCGGCAACCTCGGCCACTTCAGGACGGCTCAGGAACAGGACATCCGCGGCGATCTTGCCGAGCGCGTCCACCACGGAGGCGATTGCGTCACCCAGCGACGTCACGGCCAGCCGGTTGGTGTGCCACGGTGCCGGCGGGGCGGCGAGGCCCAGCTGCGCGGCCAAAGCGTCAGAGAGTGCAAAGGGGTCCGTGGCTGAGCTGGAGGTAAGCACAGTGCCGGCGGCCAGCGTGCCCGCCGCGCCGCCGAACTGCACCGGCAGCTCCAGCGCCTCGAGCCGGCGCCCCGCCGCTGCCAGCCCATGGAACCACTGCGCCGCCCGAAGCCCGAACGTGAACGGCAGCGAGTGCTGGGTCAGGCTCCTGCCGACGCACAGCGTGTCCGCATGCTGCTCGGCCAAGCGGGCAAGCACCGCCGCCGTACCTTTCACGTCGGCGAGCAGCGCCGCAAGGGTGTTGCGGGCCACCAGCATCAGCGCCGTGTCCATTACGTCCTGGCTGGTCAGCGAGGTGTGCACGGCTTTTGCTGCACTGACGCCGGCTGTGTCCAGCGCCTTGACCTGGGCCCGGAGGTCGGCCAGCAGCGGGATCACTGGGTTTCCGCCGCCCTGAGCACGGCGGGAAATATCGGCAAGATCGTACCGGGAGGCGTCGGCAGCGTGGGCCACCACGCCAGCGGAACCGGCGGGAGCGAGGTCATGCTGCTCCAGCACCGCGGCCCAGCCGGCCTCGACGGCGAGAATCGCCGCGAGGACGGCCCGGTCACCGGTCAGTGCTGCCACGAGGGGCGACGCCGACACAGGACTGAGTAGCCCGACGTCGCCGTAAAGCCCGCCGCCGGTGCCCACTGCCTGGAACCCGGTCACTTTGTGGCGCCCCCGGTTCCGGTTCCCTCGAAGTCGAGGAAGACGGTTTCGCCTTCACCCTGCAGGCGGATGTCCCAGGTGAGGCCGCCGTCGGCATCGCGGCGCGCGATCAGCGTCCTGCGGCGCTCGGGATCCAGGGAGGACAGCAGCGGATCCTTGGCCAGCGCCTCCTCGTTCTCCGGCAGGTAAACGCGGGTGAAGAGGCGGTTCATCAGGCCGCGGGCAAAAATGACGACGGAGATGAAGGGTGCCGCGCCGGGTTCGGTGGGTCCCGGGTTCACCGTGGTGAACGTGTAGACGCCGCTGTTGCCCACGGAGCTGCGGCCGAAACCCGTGAAGGTGTAGCCGTCGCGTACCAGCGAGCCGGTCCGGTGAACGATGTTGCCCTCCGCATCCGGCTGCCAGATTTCGAGAATGGCGTCCGGAATCGGGTGCCCTGCGCCGTCGTACACGGTGCCCTGGAGGCGGATGGAGCCCGCGGATCCGGGGGCCAGCAGTTCGCGGTCCTTTTCATAGGGCAGGGCGTAGCCGTAGAACGGGCCCACGGTCTGGCCCGGGGTGGGAACAAGCTTGGTGGAGTTACTCATGGTCATCGCCTTCCGCGCCCAGCGCCTCGTTCTCGGTCCAGGTCCGCTTGGAACCCGTCAGGACGATGTCCCAGTTGTAGCCCAGCGCCCATTCCGGCTGGGTCAGGTCGTGGTCGTAGTTGGCCACAAGACGGTCGCGCGCATCCTGGTCCACGATCGACTGGTAGATCGGGTCCAGCGGGAAGAGCTGGTCGCCTGGGAAGTACATCTGCGTCACGATCCGCTGGGTAAATTCCTGGCCGAACAGCGAGAAGTGGATGTGCGCGGGACGCCAGGCGTTGAGGTGGTTCTTCCACGGGTAGGCGCCCGGCTTGATGGTGGTGAAGCGGTAGGAGCCGTCCGGGCCGGTGATGCACCGGCCAACACCGGTGAAGTTGGGGTCCAGCGGTGCCGGGTGCTGGTCGCGCTTGTGGATGTAGCGGCCGGAGGAGTTGGCCTGCCAGATCTCTACCAACTGGCCTGCGACCGGGCGGCCGTCGCCGTCGAGCACGCGGCCAGCGACGATAATCCGTTCGCCCTGCGGTTCGCCGTTGTGCTGGATGGTCAGGTCCGATTCCAGGGCGTGCACGTCCTGGTGGCCGAACGCCGGGGAGTACAGCTCGATCGTTTCCGGGTCCGCATGGTGCAGGCTCTTGGTGGGGTGGCGCAGGATGCTGCTGCGGTACGGCGCGAAGTCCAGGCGCGGCTGCGTTTCCGGCGCCGCGCCGTCCTTCAGCACATTGGCGTAGGCGTCTCCGAGGGCCTTGATCTCCGCGCTGAGATCCTGCTGGGTTTCCACGCGCTGCGCTGCAGCGGGGACGTCCGTCGGGGCGGCGGCCGGGGTTGCGGGTACTGCGTCCGACAGGTCCTCGGTCAGCGCGTCGGCGTTGTACGTTGCGAGATTAACGTCTTCAGGCACAGCAGCCTCCTTTCAATCTGTGGTTGGGCAATTAGTGGTTGGTTTGGGTCAGGTCATGCAGGTGGTCGTACTGGACGGCGTGGCGCACCGGCGCGTTGGGGGCTCCGTAGCCGTCGTAGTTGCCGCGGCGTTCCACCATTTCGAAGAACACGCTTCCCACCGTGGCGGTGTAGAAGTGCAGGAACTCGCCGTCGGCGTCGCGGTCGTACAGCAGGTTGAGGTCCCGGAGCGTGTCCAGGAAACCGGGGTCGAGGTCGAAGCGGGCGTCCAGGTCCTCGTAGTAATTCTCCGGAATCTGCAGGAAGGCCAGTCCCCGGTCGCGGGCGGCGCGGGCGGTTGCCACCAGGTCATCCACCGCGAAGGCGATGTGCTCCTGGTAGGTCTTCCGTGAGGCCGTTCCCGAGTCCGCGCCCTCCTGCTGGATGACGGGGGCCAGGTTCAGCACGAGGCGCACGTCCCGGTCCGAGGTCTGCATGACCTGGGAGCGGACCAGCCCGCTGGGGCTGGCGACCTCGGCATACGGCTGCGGCTCGAGCGCCAGGGCGCTCGTGTAGAAGAGGACGGCCTCATCGAAGTGCTGCCAGGGCTGCGCGAGGTTCACGTGGTCGATCACAGCGTTCCGGGCACCGGACGGGACTTCAAGACCCTGCCCGAATTCAGCAGTCCAGGCCGCGGTGCCGTCTGGGCTGCCCTGGCACAGGAAGATCTCGGTGGAGTCGGGGGCGGCGAAGCCCTGGAACACTTCCTCGTTGGCCTGGCTCTTCCGGGGAACCACGGGGGCCTTGAGCTGCTGGGCGCGGGCGGAGGCAATCACCGGGGAGTCGACGTCGAATCCCAGGGCGGCGATGGCGGGTTCGGCCGCGGCGGGGGCCTGTTCGTTGATGATCACCCGGGCGTGGCCCATGGTCCAGAGCTGGACGTCCTTGGTGCGGTGGCGTCCGTTAAACTCGAAGCCGAGCTGGCCGAGCACCTTTTCCAGCACCCCGGTGTCCGCGGCCTTGACCTCGGCGAAGTTGAAGCCGGCGGGCTCTGCCACCTGCGGGAGCGTTGCCAGTTCCATCGGATAACGACGGCGGGCAGTGCCAGCGGCGCCCGCTGCGGTTCCGTTGGCCACCGGCGCGTTCGCGTCCAGCCACTTGGCACTCTGCTCC
Proteins encoded:
- a CDS encoding bifunctional sugar phosphate isomerase/epimerase/4-hydroxyphenylpyruvate dioxygenase family protein; its protein translation is MRTGIATVCLSGTLKEKMQACAIAGFDGIEIFEQDLVTSSLSPEDVRKMAADLGLTLDLYQPFRDFDSVTEDLLAANLRRAEAKFRLMSRLGMDTILVCTNVATATIDDDDLRATQLAALADLAGEHGVKVAYEALAWGKYVNDYEHAHRLVEMVDHPNLGTCLDSFHILSRDWDTASIENINADKIFFVQVADAPKLSMDVLSWSRHYRVFPGEGQFELAKFMGHVVRAGYTGPVSLEVFNDVFRQSDVERTAVDAMRSLIWLEEQSAKWLDANAPVANGTAAGAAGTARRRYPMELATLPQVAEPAGFNFAEVKAADTGVLEKVLGQLGFEFNGRHRTKDVQLWTMGHARVIINEQAPAAAEPAIAALGFDVDSPVIASARAQQLKAPVVPRKSQANEEVFQGFAAPDSTEIFLCQGSPDGTAAWTAEFGQGLEVPSGARNAVIDHVNLAQPWQHFDEAVLFYTSALALEPQPYAEVASPSGLVRSQVMQTSDRDVRLVLNLAPVIQQEGADSGTASRKTYQEHIAFAVDDLVATARAARDRGLAFLQIPENYYEDLDARFDLDPGFLDTLRDLNLLYDRDADGEFLHFYTATVGSVFFEMVERRGNYDGYGAPNAPVRHAVQYDHLHDLTQTNH